In one Streptomyces sp. NBC_00597 genomic region, the following are encoded:
- a CDS encoding IclR family transcriptional regulator, giving the protein MSNHEAATETTGAPAGGVQSVDRAVSVLEILARRGEAGVSEVAAEIDVHKSTAFRLLGALEARGLVEQATERGKYRLGFGIVRLAGAVTGRIDITQVGRPVCERLAEELGETVNIAMLEEQYAINLCQVRGPAAVTAHNWVGQLTPLHATSSGKVLLAHLPAKRRVQLLAEAGLKKYTPSTLTARTKLEKNLVEALDRGYAMTLEEYELGLHAMAAPIRDRDGVVIAAISASGPSYRFTEERMRELSPLLVKGAQEISHRMGHLG; this is encoded by the coding sequence ATGAGCAACCACGAGGCAGCCACCGAAACAACGGGCGCCCCGGCGGGCGGGGTGCAGTCCGTCGACCGCGCCGTCAGCGTGCTGGAGATCCTCGCCCGGCGCGGCGAGGCGGGCGTCAGCGAGGTGGCGGCTGAGATCGACGTCCACAAGTCGACGGCGTTCCGGCTCCTCGGGGCGCTGGAGGCGCGCGGACTCGTCGAACAGGCCACGGAGCGCGGCAAGTACCGGCTCGGCTTCGGGATCGTACGGCTGGCGGGCGCCGTCACGGGAAGGATCGACATCACCCAGGTGGGCCGCCCCGTGTGCGAGCGGCTGGCCGAGGAACTCGGCGAGACGGTCAACATCGCCATGCTGGAGGAGCAGTACGCGATCAACCTCTGCCAGGTGCGCGGCCCGGCCGCGGTCACGGCGCACAACTGGGTCGGCCAGCTGACTCCGCTGCACGCCACCTCCAGCGGCAAGGTCCTCCTCGCCCACCTCCCGGCGAAGCGGCGCGTGCAGCTGCTGGCGGAAGCCGGCCTGAAGAAGTACACGCCGAGCACCCTGACGGCGAGGACGAAGCTGGAGAAGAACCTCGTAGAAGCGCTGGACCGCGGGTACGCCATGACCCTGGAGGAGTACGAGCTCGGGCTGCACGCCATGGCCGCCCCGATCCGAGACCGGGACGGCGTGGTCATCGCCGCGATCAGCGCCTCGGGGCCGAGCTACCGCTTCACCGAGGAGCGGATGCGCGAGCTCTCCCCGCTGCTGGTCAAGGGAGCCCAGGAGATCAGCCACCGCATGGGGCACCTGGGCTGA
- a CDS encoding DNA-binding protein — MEHVAALTAQLLETDRTVGARRAAPAALRAVASVDSDIAGRPHRRGTGAGRGAGAAERSALMELFQVAAWILFDAERHGTSRRLARRALALASTLPRESGSVELLVLSVLCLQEEHLGRPAESLRISSSVLAGEHPSARVAAIFHVREARARARLRQRRRALRSLAAARELLADGPSERDPSWTWWFDRSELDGHHGLALAALGDLDGAASLLYEATAARGAPAYRSLFPAELASVLARAGAWRETDTLLSSLVGSVPDIGSVRALNALARTARTIEGGPRVPRALRDASGHLGETLRKEGAR, encoded by the coding sequence ATGGAACACGTCGCCGCACTGACCGCGCAGCTCCTCGAAACGGACCGTACGGTGGGAGCGCGCCGGGCCGCACCGGCCGCACTGCGCGCCGTCGCCTCCGTCGACTCCGACATCGCCGGCCGACCGCACCGCAGAGGCACGGGCGCGGGCAGAGGCGCGGGCGCGGCCGAACGGTCGGCGCTGATGGAGCTCTTCCAGGTCGCCGCCTGGATCCTCTTCGACGCGGAGCGGCACGGCACTTCGCGACGACTGGCCCGCCGGGCACTGGCCCTGGCCAGCACCCTGCCCCGGGAGAGCGGCTCCGTCGAACTGCTCGTCCTCTCCGTGCTGTGCCTACAGGAGGAACACCTCGGGCGCCCCGCCGAGTCACTGCGCATCTCGTCGTCCGTTCTGGCCGGCGAGCACCCGTCGGCACGGGTCGCCGCCATCTTCCACGTCCGCGAAGCGCGCGCCCGGGCCCGGCTCCGGCAGCGCCGCCGGGCGCTGCGGTCCCTGGCCGCGGCCCGGGAACTCCTGGCGGACGGGCCTTCGGAGCGCGATCCGTCCTGGACCTGGTGGTTCGACCGGTCGGAACTGGACGGGCACCACGGGCTCGCCCTGGCCGCCCTCGGGGACCTGGACGGGGCGGCGTCCCTCCTGTACGAGGCGACGGCGGCGCGCGGGGCGCCCGCCTACCGGTCGCTCTTCCCCGCCGAGCTGGCGTCCGTACTCGCCCGGGCCGGCGCCTGGCGCGAAACGGACACCCTGCTGTCGTCCCTCGTCGGATCGGTCCCGGACATCGGCTCCGTCCGCGCCCTCAACGCCCTCGCCCGCACGGCCCGCACCATCGAGGGCGGCCCCCGCGTACCGCGCGCCCTGCGGGACGCCAGCGGACACCTCGGCGAGACGCTGCGGAAGGAGGGCGCACGGTAG
- a CDS encoding NAD(P)/FAD-dependent oxidoreductase, with the protein MKTVAVVGASLAGLSAARSLREQGYDGRLVLIGDEPHRPYDRPPLSKEFLAGEIDEDALALEAEGEDLAAVWELGARAVGLDTGSRAEHHVRLADGRSVRAHGIVIATGAAPRTLPGSGGLDGVHVLRSLDDARALRADLARGGRLVVVGAGFIGAEVASTARRLGLDVTVVEAAPTPLAGPLGREMGSLVSRLHADHGVRLLCGTGVRALAGRGRVEAVLLGDGRRLAADTVVVGVGARPCTDWLAGSGLDLADGVRCDAAGRTNVPGVVAVGDCAAWYEPAIGAHRRVEHWTGARERPAAAVAALLCGGRGVPQAPRPPYFWSDQYGTRIQFAGHCAHADSVTVEEGAAADRSFLAVYRSAGRPVAVLGLDPPRPFTRWRRRLAGAGSRTTG; encoded by the coding sequence GTGAAGACCGTGGCCGTCGTCGGCGCCTCGCTGGCCGGCCTGTCGGCCGCCCGCTCACTGCGCGAGCAGGGGTACGACGGGCGCCTCGTCCTCATCGGCGACGAACCCCACCGCCCTTACGACAGGCCCCCGTTGTCGAAGGAGTTCCTCGCCGGGGAGATCGACGAGGACGCGCTCGCCCTCGAAGCCGAGGGCGAGGACCTCGCGGCCGTCTGGGAACTCGGTGCGCGGGCCGTCGGGCTCGACACCGGGTCGCGGGCCGAGCACCACGTACGGCTCGCCGACGGCCGGTCGGTCCGGGCCCACGGCATCGTGATCGCCACCGGCGCCGCCCCCCGGACCCTGCCCGGGAGCGGGGGACTCGACGGCGTGCACGTCCTGCGCAGCCTGGACGACGCCCGCGCGCTCCGGGCGGACCTGGCCCGCGGCGGGCGACTGGTGGTCGTCGGCGCCGGGTTCATCGGGGCCGAGGTCGCCTCCACCGCCCGGCGGCTCGGCCTCGACGTCACCGTCGTGGAGGCGGCGCCCACACCGCTGGCCGGCCCGCTCGGCAGGGAGATGGGCTCCCTCGTCTCCCGGCTGCACGCCGACCACGGCGTCCGCCTGCTGTGCGGGACGGGCGTCCGCGCCCTCGCCGGTAGGGGCAGGGTGGAGGCCGTCCTGCTCGGTGACGGCCGGCGCCTCGCCGCCGACACCGTGGTCGTCGGGGTGGGCGCCCGTCCGTGCACCGACTGGCTGGCGGGGTCCGGACTGGACCTGGCCGACGGCGTACGGTGCGACGCGGCCGGCCGTACGAACGTCCCCGGCGTCGTCGCCGTCGGGGACTGTGCGGCCTGGTACGAGCCCGCGATCGGGGCCCACCGCCGGGTCGAGCACTGGACGGGCGCGCGGGAACGCCCGGCGGCGGCGGTCGCCGCCCTGCTCTGCGGCGGCCGGGGCGTTCCGCAGGCGCCGCGGCCCCCGTACTTCTGGTCGGACCAGTACGGAACCCGCATTCAGTTCGCCGGGCATTGCGCGCACGCCGACAGCGTCACGGTCGAGGAGGGCGCGGCGGCCGACCGCAGCTTCCTCGCGGTCTACCGCAGCGCGGGCCGGCCGGTCGCGGTGCTCGGGCTGGACCCGCCGCGCCCGTTCACCCGGTGGCGGCGCCGGCTGGCCGGCGCCGGGTCCCGCACCACCGGCTGA
- a CDS encoding bifunctional 3-phenylpropionate/cinnamic acid dioxygenase ferredoxin subunit: MKIPVCRLADLPRGEACRLDSDPPIAVFHTEDGEVYAIDDTCTHQDASLSDGWLEGCEVECPLHASKFDLRTGAVDSPPAKRPVRTHQVLVEEGTVYVLPQDAPTGLPRQPPGAAVHRVEGRA; the protein is encoded by the coding sequence ATGAAGATTCCCGTGTGCCGACTCGCGGACCTCCCGCGGGGCGAGGCCTGTCGACTCGATTCCGACCCCCCGATCGCGGTGTTCCACACCGAGGACGGCGAGGTGTACGCCATCGACGACACGTGCACCCACCAGGACGCCTCGCTCTCCGACGGCTGGCTGGAGGGCTGCGAGGTCGAATGCCCGCTGCACGCCTCGAAGTTCGACCTGCGCACCGGCGCTGTCGACTCCCCGCCGGCGAAGCGCCCCGTCCGTACCCACCAGGTCCTCGTCGAAGAGGGGACGGTGTACGTACTGCCGCAGGACGCGCCGACCGGCCTGCCGCGCCAGCCGCCTGGTGCCGCCGTCCACCGGGTCGAAGGCCGCGCGTGA
- a CDS encoding aromatic ring-hydroxylating dioxygenase subunit alpha, protein MTSSSLPESLIATLPGAYYTDPAVFRLEQERIFETMWFCVGRSSELAGPGAYRTVDVGRESILVTRSRDHAVRAFFNVCRHRGAKLCTQETGEVRRAFQCPYHAWTYDLDGRLIAAPNLAKMPDVGRTEFGLAPVPVREWLGYVWVCLADSPPSFEEQVMGAAVERLGDAESIERWAVADLEVGRRIVYDVKANWKLIIENFMECYHCATIHPELTEVLPEFAGGYAAQYYVGHGAAFGEGIRGFTVDGSEGLDRIPSVSPDQDRKYYAITVRPQVFVNLVPDHVVFHRMYPVAADRTVVECDWLYLKDVVESGKDVSRSVELFDRVNRQDFEACERCQPAMSSRMYAGGGVLVPSEHHIGAFHAWVRDRLSPGAPCGG, encoded by the coding sequence GTGACATCGAGCAGCCTGCCGGAGAGCCTGATCGCCACCCTTCCCGGCGCGTACTACACCGATCCGGCCGTCTTCCGGCTGGAGCAGGAGCGCATCTTCGAGACGATGTGGTTCTGCGTGGGGCGTTCGTCGGAACTGGCCGGGCCGGGCGCCTACCGCACCGTGGACGTCGGTCGCGAGAGCATCCTGGTGACGCGTTCGCGCGACCACGCGGTCCGCGCCTTCTTCAACGTGTGTCGCCACCGGGGCGCGAAGCTGTGCACGCAGGAGACCGGCGAGGTCAGGCGGGCCTTCCAATGCCCGTACCACGCCTGGACGTACGACCTCGACGGCAGGCTGATCGCCGCGCCCAACCTGGCGAAGATGCCGGACGTCGGCCGGACCGAGTTCGGTCTGGCGCCCGTGCCCGTGCGCGAGTGGCTCGGGTACGTGTGGGTCTGCCTCGCGGACAGCCCGCCCTCCTTCGAGGAGCAGGTCATGGGCGCCGCCGTCGAACGGCTCGGCGACGCGGAGTCCATCGAGCGGTGGGCCGTCGCGGACCTGGAGGTCGGACGGCGGATCGTCTACGACGTCAAGGCGAACTGGAAGCTCATCATCGAGAACTTCATGGAGTGCTACCACTGCGCCACGATCCACCCCGAACTCACGGAAGTGCTACCGGAGTTCGCCGGCGGTTACGCGGCCCAGTACTACGTCGGACACGGCGCCGCCTTCGGCGAGGGCATCCGGGGCTTCACCGTGGACGGCTCGGAGGGCCTCGACCGCATCCCCTCCGTGTCGCCGGACCAGGACCGCAAGTACTACGCGATCACCGTGCGCCCGCAGGTCTTCGTCAACCTCGTGCCGGACCACGTGGTCTTCCACCGGATGTACCCGGTCGCGGCCGACCGCACCGTCGTCGAATGCGACTGGCTGTACCTCAAGGACGTGGTGGAGAGCGGAAAGGACGTCAGCCGCTCCGTCGAGCTCTTCGACCGGGTCAACCGGCAGGACTTCGAGGCCTGCGAGCGCTGCCAGCCCGCGATGAGTTCCCGCATGTACGCCGGGGGCGGTGTGCTCGTGCCCAGCGAGCACCACATCGGGGCGTTCCACGCCTGGGTCCGGGACCGGCTCAGCCCAGGTGCCCCATGCGGTGGCTGA
- a CDS encoding TetR/AcrR family transcriptional regulator C-terminal domain-containing protein codes for MSSPSTPPPTGGAPRPARGRPARLDQARTVAAALDLLDEAGLDALTMRRLADAVGVQAGALYRHFATKQDLLTAMAERMLAGCSAPLPEPDWSGRLTTLARRMRTALLAHRDGARVYAGTHSTGANTLGFAETLTGVLCEAGFRPEEAARAVLTVVHFTVGHTLEEQAALQPGDQGPADPDRLREAVAAASYPHLAAALPVFTGTDFTAQFEFGLGLLLHGLHALDRPGPAG; via the coding sequence ATGAGCTCACCGTCAACCCCGCCGCCCACCGGCGGCGCCCCCCGCCCGGCCCGGGGCAGGCCAGCACGGCTCGACCAGGCCCGCACCGTCGCGGCGGCCCTGGACCTGCTCGACGAAGCCGGACTGGACGCGCTCACCATGCGGCGGCTGGCCGACGCGGTCGGCGTCCAAGCCGGGGCGCTCTACCGCCACTTCGCCACCAAACAGGACCTGCTGACCGCCATGGCCGAACGGATGCTGGCCGGCTGCTCCGCCCCGCTGCCCGAGCCCGACTGGAGCGGACGCCTGACCACCCTCGCCCGCCGCATGCGGACGGCGCTCCTCGCCCATCGCGACGGGGCACGCGTCTACGCGGGAACCCATTCCACCGGCGCGAACACGCTCGGCTTCGCCGAGACCCTCACCGGCGTCCTGTGCGAGGCCGGCTTCCGGCCCGAGGAGGCGGCGCGCGCCGTACTGACGGTCGTCCACTTCACCGTCGGCCACACACTGGAGGAGCAGGCCGCCCTCCAGCCAGGCGACCAGGGGCCCGCGGACCCCGACCGGCTCCGCGAGGCGGTGGCGGCGGCGTCCTACCCGCACCTCGCCGCGGCCCTGCCCGTGTTCACCGGCACCGACTTCACGGCCCAGTTCGAGTTCGGGCTGGGCCTGCTGCTCCACGGCCTGCACGCACTGGACCGGCCCGGGCCCGCCGGCTGA
- a CDS encoding monooxygenase, with protein MDTDVIVVGAGPTGLMLACELALAGVRTRVVERREVPQSDSRALSLHPRSVELMDQRGLADRFLALGRTVPGWHFAGLGTQLDFSALDSRHGYTLFLAQARTEALLEERARELGVEVRRGRETTAVRQDPEGVEVDVRATGAGAGADAAAETVRARYAVGCDGARSIVRREAGIDFPGTVETLTGMLGDFAAADPESLGRARAQGVLAVPLEGGVTRFVLIDPQRMRTPSTEAVTAEEFRDALVRACGIDCGIDRPRWLSRFGNATRLAARYRAGRLLLAGDAAHVHFPAAGQGLNTGLQDAVNLGWKLAAEIHGWAPPGLLDTYHGERHPVGRAVTENTEVQALLAELALVPAYQRPAAALRELLDGLLGIDEVNRRIAGQVSALGVGYPSADPGADPLVGTRMPDIPLGVAGSTASRVYELLHEGRFVLLDLAGAQQEQQECDADGRAGRVLAVSAVGRSGRSGPDGGGGSLDGVSEVLVRPDGHIAWATRSCDPATRRTGRSRALAAWAGTP; from the coding sequence ATGGACACCGATGTGATCGTCGTGGGCGCCGGACCGACCGGACTGATGCTCGCCTGCGAGCTCGCCCTGGCCGGCGTACGGACCAGGGTGGTGGAACGGCGTGAGGTCCCGCAGAGCGATTCCCGGGCGCTGAGCCTGCACCCGCGCAGTGTCGAGCTGATGGACCAGCGGGGGCTCGCCGACCGGTTCCTCGCGCTGGGCCGGACCGTGCCCGGCTGGCACTTCGCCGGCCTCGGCACACAGTTGGACTTCAGCGCACTGGACAGCCGCCACGGGTACACCCTGTTCCTGGCCCAGGCCCGCACGGAGGCGCTGCTGGAGGAGCGGGCCCGCGAGCTCGGCGTGGAGGTCCGGCGCGGACGCGAGACCACCGCAGTGCGCCAGGACCCGGAGGGCGTCGAGGTCGACGTCCGCGCCACCGGTGCGGGCGCCGGCGCCGACGCGGCGGCCGAGACCGTACGCGCCCGGTACGCGGTCGGCTGCGACGGTGCGCGCAGCATCGTGCGGCGGGAGGCCGGCATCGACTTCCCGGGAACCGTGGAGACGCTGACCGGGATGCTCGGCGACTTCGCGGCGGCCGACCCGGAGAGCCTCGGGCGGGCCCGGGCCCAGGGCGTCCTGGCCGTCCCGCTGGAGGGCGGCGTGACCCGGTTCGTCCTCATCGATCCGCAGCGGATGCGGACGCCGAGCACCGAAGCGGTCACCGCCGAGGAGTTCCGCGACGCGCTGGTACGGGCCTGCGGGATCGACTGCGGGATCGACCGGCCGCGCTGGCTGTCCCGGTTCGGCAATGCCACCCGACTCGCCGCGCGCTACCGGGCCGGCCGCCTGCTGTTGGCGGGCGACGCGGCGCACGTCCACTTCCCCGCGGCCGGCCAGGGGCTCAACACCGGGCTCCAGGACGCGGTGAACCTGGGCTGGAAGCTGGCCGCCGAGATCCACGGCTGGGCGCCGCCCGGGCTCCTGGACACCTACCACGGCGAGCGGCACCCGGTGGGCCGGGCGGTCACCGAGAACACCGAGGTCCAGGCACTGCTGGCCGAGTTGGCGCTCGTTCCCGCGTACCAGCGGCCCGCCGCGGCCCTGCGGGAGCTGCTCGACGGCCTGCTCGGCATCGACGAGGTCAACCGGCGCATCGCCGGACAGGTTTCCGCGCTCGGCGTCGGATACCCGTCCGCCGACCCCGGCGCCGATCCGCTGGTGGGCACCCGGATGCCCGACATCCCGCTGGGCGTCGCCGGGTCCACCGCTTCCCGGGTGTACGAACTGCTCCACGAGGGCCGCTTCGTCCTGCTGGACCTCGCGGGGGCGCAGCAGGAGCAGCAGGAGTGCGACGCGGACGGCCGGGCCGGCCGGGTCCTCGCGGTCAGCGCCGTGGGCCGGTCCGGCCGGTCCGGCCCCGACGGCGGCGGAGGCAGCCTCGACGGCGTGAGCGAAGTCCTCGTACGGCCCGACGGCCACATCGCCTGGGCCACCCGGAGCTGCGACCCCGCGACCCGTCGTACCGGGCGGTCCCGCGCGCTGGCCGCGTGGGCCGGTACCCCGTGA
- a CDS encoding HAMP domain-containing sensor histidine kinase, producing MKLSTRIALSVTVVVPLLVLAAGLLVLGLVSRDLHQQQDTRLQDRASAVLPDVKTMLTADRNGKPKVEQNQHRKVLGDVLDAGIRVRTADGSVVLEGGPQPSEPERLPEQTPDGPVTVRTKGRAWRVLTVPVAGPAPGTLWLFTPASAADPQVVAVRRRVLLVALLAAPVSGLLAYGLAGRATASVRKLSRRAAELDPGAGAAAFAAAPSNITEVDELSSAIAQLLTRYEEQAARTAQALDTARSFSSAASHELRTPLMSMRTDLDVLAAHPDLPPAERAEIVRDLQSDHARLLDLLTALRMLARGDLVEVSAFAPLDLSELVDTVTGETARRHPSARLDVELPAELWVFGWDAGLAILLANLLGNAVVHGHLPDEPSGIAVRLRAEGGYAVLTVDDAGPGIPPGEREAVFRRFHHRPGSPGSGLGLTLVAQQAALHRGTVAIETPPGGAGTRFEVRLPLSAADSPTLRLPKRRDWISRGD from the coding sequence GTGAAGCTCTCCACCCGCATCGCGCTCTCGGTGACCGTGGTGGTGCCCCTGCTGGTGCTCGCGGCGGGCCTGCTGGTGCTCGGCCTGGTCAGCCGCGATCTGCACCAGCAGCAGGACACCCGGCTCCAGGACCGGGCCTCGGCCGTCCTCCCGGACGTCAAGACGATGCTGACGGCCGACCGGAACGGCAAGCCGAAGGTGGAGCAGAACCAGCACCGCAAGGTCCTCGGCGACGTCCTCGACGCGGGCATCCGGGTCCGGACGGCGGACGGCTCCGTCGTCCTGGAGGGCGGCCCGCAGCCTTCCGAGCCGGAGCGGTTGCCCGAGCAGACCCCGGACGGGCCGGTCACCGTGCGGACCAAGGGCCGCGCCTGGCGGGTGCTGACCGTCCCCGTGGCCGGGCCGGCGCCGGGCACGCTGTGGCTGTTCACCCCGGCCTCGGCCGCGGACCCGCAGGTCGTCGCCGTACGCCGCCGGGTCCTGCTGGTGGCCCTGCTCGCGGCGCCGGTCTCCGGGCTGCTCGCGTACGGGCTGGCCGGCCGCGCCACCGCCTCCGTACGGAAGCTGAGCCGACGGGCCGCCGAGCTCGACCCGGGGGCCGGCGCGGCCGCCTTCGCCGCCGCACCGTCGAACATCACCGAGGTGGACGAACTGTCCTCGGCCATCGCCCAGTTGCTGACCCGGTACGAGGAGCAGGCCGCCCGGACGGCGCAGGCACTGGACACCGCCCGCTCGTTCTCCTCGGCCGCCTCCCACGAGCTGCGCACGCCGCTGATGAGCATGCGCACCGACCTGGACGTCCTCGCCGCCCACCCCGACCTACCGCCCGCCGAACGGGCCGAGATCGTACGGGACCTACAGAGCGACCACGCCCGCCTGCTGGACCTGCTCACGGCCCTGCGGATGCTCGCCCGGGGCGATCTGGTGGAGGTGTCCGCCTTCGCCCCGCTCGACCTGTCCGAGCTGGTGGACACGGTGACCGGCGAGACCGCACGCCGCCATCCCTCGGCACGGCTGGACGTGGAACTCCCGGCGGAACTATGGGTGTTCGGCTGGGACGCGGGGCTGGCGATCCTGCTCGCCAACCTGCTAGGCAATGCGGTGGTGCACGGACACCTGCCGGACGAGCCGTCCGGGATCGCGGTACGGCTGCGCGCGGAGGGCGGGTACGCGGTGCTCACCGTGGACGACGCGGGGCCCGGCATCCCGCCCGGCGAGCGGGAAGCCGTCTTCCGGCGGTTCCACCACCGCCCGGGCAGCCCCGGCTCCGGGCTCGGGCTGACGCTCGTCGCCCAGCAGGCCGCGCTGCACCGGGGCACGGTCGCCATCGAGACACCGCCCGGCGGCGCGGGCACCCGCTTCGAGGTGCGCCTGCCCCTGTCGGCGGCGGACTCCCCGACGCTGCGACTGCCGAAGCGGCGGGACTGGATCTCCCGCGGCGACTGA
- a CDS encoding response regulator transcription factor has translation MTGSTSTGLVLVADDDAAIRRSLERGLRLSGFTVLLAEDGPGALAVLADRSPDVLVLDVSMPGLTGTDVCRSLRVQGDETPVLMLSALDEVADRIAGLQAGADDYLVKPFALEELVLRLHALLRRRPERAPSDVLCAGPLVIDEASRQVRQEGAEVHLTRREFELLVQLVRNAGIVLTRDQLLDRVWGYDFEVRSDAVDTFVSYLRRKLEEGGRPRLIHTVRGVGFVLRVPEARSGS, from the coding sequence GTGACCGGCAGCACATCCACCGGACTGGTACTGGTGGCGGACGACGACGCCGCCATCCGCCGCTCGCTGGAGCGCGGGCTGCGGCTGAGCGGCTTCACCGTGCTCCTCGCCGAGGACGGCCCCGGCGCGCTGGCCGTGCTCGCCGACCGGAGTCCGGACGTCCTCGTCCTGGACGTCTCGATGCCCGGGCTGACCGGCACCGACGTCTGCCGCAGCCTGCGCGTCCAGGGCGACGAGACCCCCGTGCTGATGCTGTCGGCCCTCGACGAGGTCGCGGACCGGATCGCCGGGCTGCAGGCCGGGGCCGACGACTACCTGGTCAAACCCTTCGCCCTGGAGGAGCTCGTCCTACGGCTGCACGCCCTGCTGCGCCGCCGGCCCGAGCGGGCCCCGTCGGACGTGCTGTGCGCCGGGCCGCTCGTGATCGACGAGGCGAGCCGGCAGGTTCGCCAGGAGGGCGCCGAAGTCCATCTCACCCGGCGCGAGTTCGAGCTGCTGGTGCAGCTCGTGCGCAACGCCGGGATCGTCCTCACCAGGGACCAGCTGCTCGACCGGGTGTGGGGGTACGACTTCGAGGTCCGCAGCGACGCCGTCGACACCTTCGTCAGCTACCTGCGCCGGAAGCTGGAGGAGGGCGGGCGCCCGCGCCTGATCCACACCGTGCGCGGCGTCGGATTCGTCCTGCGCGTCCCCGAGGCCCGGAGCGGGTCGTGA
- the polX gene encoding DNA polymerase/3'-5' exonuclease PolX: MARANERVEALLQEYADLIAISGGDAFKARAYEKAARAVGGHPADVAGLDAKALREIPHVGRSIADKIVEYLGTGRVPDIEASRAAVPAGVRELTAIPGLGPRKTLVLYEQLGISSVEQLQEAVRQERLRDLKGFGEQTEQNILHGISVLRNADGRILLGAATDVAEQIVAEMERIPGCVRCAYAGSLRRMRETIGDIDVLVAADRSAPFMTALAELPHAAEVIVHGAKKTSIRTGAGLQIDLRVLPPASWGAGLQYFTGSKAHNVRLRALAVRQGLKLSEYGLFDVESGENLASETEEEVYARLGLPWIAPPLREDRGEVAAALRGELPGLVAEGDIRGDLHTHTDLTDGLASLEEMVAAAAARGHAYYAVTDHAPDLAMQRMTQEKVLAQRERVRALDRTVHGMRLLHGTELNIGPDGGLDWPDAFLADFDLCVASVHSHFGQSRQDMTRRFIRACENPNVAVIGHPTTRRIGRRPGVDADFDAVFEACARTGTALEINAHPERLDLCDEDVLRAKRHGVKFAVNSDAHATTHLPYLRYGVGTAQRGWLTKDDVVNAWPWARLHRFLREKRTGRV; this comes from the coding sequence ATGGCCAGGGCCAACGAACGGGTCGAGGCGCTGCTGCAGGAGTACGCCGACCTGATCGCGATCAGCGGCGGCGACGCCTTCAAGGCGCGCGCCTACGAGAAGGCCGCCCGCGCCGTCGGCGGCCACCCGGCCGATGTCGCCGGGCTCGACGCCAAGGCCCTGCGGGAGATCCCGCACGTGGGCAGGTCCATCGCCGACAAGATCGTGGAATACCTGGGCACCGGCCGCGTCCCGGACATCGAGGCGAGCCGGGCCGCCGTCCCCGCCGGGGTGCGGGAGCTGACGGCCATACCCGGGCTCGGACCCCGCAAGACGCTCGTGCTGTACGAGCAGCTGGGCATCTCGTCCGTCGAACAGTTGCAGGAGGCCGTCCGTCAGGAGCGGCTGCGCGACCTGAAGGGGTTCGGCGAGCAGACCGAGCAGAACATCCTCCACGGGATCTCCGTACTCCGGAACGCCGACGGGCGCATCCTGCTCGGCGCCGCGACGGACGTCGCCGAGCAGATCGTCGCCGAGATGGAGCGGATCCCGGGGTGCGTGCGGTGCGCGTACGCGGGGTCGCTGCGCCGGATGCGGGAGACCATCGGCGACATCGACGTCCTGGTGGCGGCCGACCGGTCCGCCCCGTTCATGACGGCCCTCGCCGAGCTCCCGCACGCGGCCGAGGTCATCGTGCACGGGGCGAAGAAGACCTCCATCCGCACCGGCGCCGGCCTCCAGATCGATCTGCGCGTCCTGCCGCCCGCCTCCTGGGGAGCGGGACTCCAGTACTTCACCGGCTCCAAGGCGCACAACGTCCGCCTCCGCGCGCTGGCCGTGCGCCAGGGGCTCAAGCTCTCCGAGTACGGGCTCTTCGACGTCGAGAGCGGCGAGAACCTCGCCTCGGAGACCGAGGAGGAGGTCTACGCCCGGCTCGGACTGCCCTGGATCGCACCGCCGTTGCGGGAGGACCGCGGCGAGGTCGCGGCCGCCCTGCGGGGCGAGCTGCCCGGTCTCGTGGCGGAGGGCGACATCCGGGGCGACCTGCACACCCACACCGACCTCACCGACGGCCTCGCCTCCCTGGAGGAGATGGTGGCCGCCGCTGCCGCCCGCGGCCACGCGTACTACGCCGTCACCGACCACGCGCCGGACCTCGCCATGCAGCGCATGACGCAGGAGAAGGTCCTGGCACAGCGCGAGCGGGTACGGGCCCTGGACCGCACGGTGCACGGCATGCGGCTGCTGCACGGCACGGAACTCAACATCGGCCCGGACGGCGGCCTGGACTGGCCCGACGCGTTCCTCGCGGACTTCGACCTGTGCGTGGCTTCGGTCCACTCCCACTTCGGCCAGAGCCGGCAGGACATGACCCGGCGCTTCATCCGGGCCTGCGAGAACCCGAACGTCGCCGTCATCGGCCACCCCACCACGCGGCGGATCGGCCGGCGCCCCGGCGTGGACGCCGACTTCGACGCCGTCTTCGAGGCCTGCGCGCGAACGGGCACCGCGCTGGAGATCAACGCGCATCCGGAGCGGCTCGACCTGTGCGACGAGGACGTCCTGCGGGCCAAACGCCACGGGGTGAAGTTCGCGGTGAACTCGGACGCGCACGCGACCACGCACCTGCCCTACCTGCGCTACGGGGTGGGCACGGCGCAGCGCGGCTGGCTGACGAAGGACGACGTCGTCAACGCCTGGCCGTGGGCCCGGCTGCACCGCTTCCTGCGGGAGAAGCGGACCGGACGCGTCTGA